The following are encoded in a window of Halosimplex halophilum genomic DNA:
- a CDS encoding DUF1616 domain-containing protein, whose translation MTRTVLRLGRGVRQLPADLAAALAVVGLTDVAALAPVVRETPLRVVFGLAFVLFVPGYAFVAALFPERGDAPLAFDDDGSGAATDADIEMPGDTDADADADPGVEGAGDRGIDGLERVALSFGLSIAIVPLIGLVLNFTPWGIRLVPILVSLSGFTVVAVAVAAYRRWELPAAERFRVPYREWGAAARAELFAPATRTDAVLNVALVASVLLATSSVGYAVLVPQQGEQFSEFYLLTEGDDGELVADNYPTEFTVDEGRPLVVGIGNQEHDRTEYTVVSQLQRVRVANNESTVQRSERLSTFGTTLAHNETYHTQRTVTPTFEGTNLRLLFLLYRGSPPEDPTIDNAYRETHLWVNVTA comes from the coding sequence ATCACGCGGACAGTCCTCCGACTCGGCCGCGGGGTGCGACAGCTGCCGGCGGACCTGGCCGCGGCCCTCGCCGTCGTCGGCCTGACGGACGTGGCCGCGCTCGCACCGGTGGTTCGGGAGACGCCGCTGCGGGTCGTCTTCGGCCTGGCGTTCGTCCTCTTCGTCCCCGGCTACGCCTTCGTCGCGGCGCTGTTCCCCGAGCGCGGCGACGCGCCGCTCGCGTTCGACGACGACGGGTCCGGGGCGGCTACCGACGCGGACATCGAGATGCCCGGCGACACCGACGCGGACGCCGATGCCGACCCCGGCGTGGAAGGGGCGGGCGACCGCGGGATCGACGGCCTCGAACGCGTCGCGCTGTCGTTCGGGCTGAGCATCGCCATCGTCCCCCTGATCGGGCTCGTGCTCAACTTCACGCCGTGGGGCATCCGGCTGGTGCCGATCCTCGTCAGCCTGAGCGGGTTCACGGTGGTCGCCGTCGCCGTCGCGGCCTACCGCCGGTGGGAGCTGCCCGCCGCCGAACGGTTCCGCGTCCCGTATCGCGAGTGGGGCGCCGCCGCGCGGGCGGAGCTGTTCGCACCAGCGACGCGGACCGACGCGGTGCTGAACGTCGCGCTCGTCGCGAGCGTCCTCCTGGCCACGTCGAGCGTCGGCTACGCCGTGCTCGTCCCCCAGCAGGGCGAGCAGTTCTCCGAGTTCTACCTGCTGACCGAGGGCGACGACGGCGAGCTGGTCGCCGACAACTACCCCACGGAGTTCACCGTCGACGAGGGTCGGCCCCTGGTGGTCGGCATCGGCAACCAGGAACACGACCGGACCGAGTACACCGTCGTCTCGCAGCTCCAGCGTGTGCGGGTGGCTAACAACGAATCGACGGTGCAGCGGTCGGAACGGCTCTCGACGTTCGGGACGACGCTCGCGCACAACGAGACTTACCACACCCAGCGCACCGTCACCCCGACATTCGAGGGGACGAACCTGCGGCTGCTGTTCCTGCTGTACCGCGGCTCGCCGCCAGAGGACCCGACCATCGACAACGCCTACCGCGAGACGCACCTCTGGGTCAACGTCACCGCCTGA